In a single window of the Populus alba chromosome 16, ASM523922v2, whole genome shotgun sequence genome:
- the LOC118035633 gene encoding DNA N(6)-methyladenine demethylase ALKBH1D, which produces MVFMYRLVKAKTFRLVTSPVPVPYISRQICSGLLSIRKMNGGKDSASEDSISGGAAIKLRPSPDCIDRRECRGAVETSSNSLGVRHGSFGKRRSMIDLRSEQRSGDGNSSKFRNKNIPARVKRSKSGQSYRKPDEGANHVAPFDICLSGSRDSTVLKSLQEMEENQENVEHPIEESGGQGVLRPGMVLLKRYISLGDQIEMVKTCREIGLGPGGFYRPGYKNGAKLRLQMMCLGLNWDPETRKYEDQSPADGCKPPCIPRKFNQLVETAIQDAHGLLGKDCTLSNVEDMLPAMSPDICIVNFYTTTGRLGLHQDRDESSESLDKGLPVVSFSVGDSAEFLYGDQRDVNKADKVVLESGDVLIFGGKSRHIFHGVTSVIPDSAPKALIEETRLRPGRLNLTFRQY; this is translated from the exons ATGGTCTTTATGTACCGTCTAGTTAAAGCAAAAACTTTCCGACTAGTGACATCACCAGTGCCTGTGCCCTACATTTCCCGCCAAATTTGTTCTGGGCTTCTCTCAATCAGAAAGATGAATGGTGGAAAAGACAGCGCAAGTGAAGATTCAATCTCCG GGGGAGCTGCCATCAAGTTGAGGCCTTCACCTGATTGTATTGATCGGAGAGAATGTAGGGGTGCCGTGGAAACTAGTAGCAATAGTTTAGGTGTTAGGCATGGAAGTTTCGGTAAAAGGAGAAGTATGATTGATCTTCGATCAGAGCAGAGGAGTGGGGATGGTAACTCATCGAAATTCAGGAACAAGAACATTCCTGCTCGTGTTAAAAGATCTAAATCTGGCCAGAGTTATCGCAAGCCTGATGAAGGTGCCAATCATGTTGCACCGTTTGATATCTGCCTCTCTGGGAGTAGAGATTCTACTGTTTTGAAGTCCTTGCAGGAAATGGAGGAAAATCAGGAAAATGTCGAACATCCCATTGAAGAGAGTGGTGGACAAGGAGTGTTGCGGCCTGGGATGGTTCTTCTAAAACGTTATATTTCCCTCGGTGATCAG attgaAATGGTGAAGACTTGCCGAGAAATTGGTCTGGGCCCTGGGGGATTTTATAGGCCTGGTTACAAAAATGGAGCAAAGCTTCGTCTGCAGATGATGTGTCTTGGTTTGAACTGGGATCCTGAGACAAGAAAATATGAAGATCAAAGCCCAGCTGACGGTTGTAAGCCTCCTTGTATTCCTCGTAAATTTAATCAGTTGGTTGAAACAGCAATTCAAGATGCGCATGGTCTTCTAGGAAAGGACTGTACCTTAAGCAATGTGGAAGACATGCTTCCTGCGATGTCTCCAGATATATGCATTGTGAACTTCTACACAACCACCGGGCGGCTTGGGCTCCATCAG GATCGTGATGAAAGCTCAGAGAGTCTTGACAAAGGATTGCCTGTTGTCTCCTTCTCAGTAGGGGATTCTGCAGAATTTCTCTATGGGGATCAGAGGGATGTGAACAAGGCAGATAAAGTTGTGCTAGAATCAGGAGATGTGTTGATATTTGGTGGCAAGTCTAGACATATATTTCATGGCGTAACATCTGTAATCCCAGATTCCGCCCCCAAGGCTTTAATTGAAGAAACCAGGCTTCGTCCTGGCCGTCTCAATCTAACTTTCAGACAGTACTAG